The genomic region GATCTGCTTCACTTTTCGCTGCCAATCGGGGTTTTCAGCTATAGCTTTTTCTATAAGTTTTACGCATTCCGCTAGTTGTCGATCAATTTGCTCGATCATTTTCATCATTTGTTTTCTTACTTCACCAGAATGGTACATTCCAGCTTCCAAAGCTAGCAACTGATTGTGCAATTGCATTTTCAGCTCCTGTAACTGAGTGTGCTGCCTGGTCAATTGACGAAGCTTATACATGGCTTCGCTAATTGGTTTCCAAAAATCCAGTCGCTGCTGGCATGCCATTGTCGCTAACCCTTGTGCATCGACTCCATCCGTTTTAGTTTTAATACCTAATGCCTTAATATAGTAGTTTGCTTTCTGAGGTAAGATGACGCTTACATGCTCCTGTCGACTATGCAGTGCCAAAGCCAATTGTTCATAATAAATACCAGTAGCCTCCATTAAATAGTGAACTGACAGGTTCTCACCCTTGCAATGGTGGCCAGCCCAGCGGATAAATTCGGCAATACCTTTGGGCGAGTTTGCAAAAGAATGAACAGCTTTAATCTTGACCCGTTGAGTTTGATCAATGGCACTAACACAAGCGTAAAACGTTTGCTTGCCAACATCAAGACCAACACCATATTTGACAGTAATAAAAGCAGTTTCCATAGGTTGAGATTAGTTAGGTGAACACTTCAACAAGCCATTACCTTTCCGGATTTTCTCACATGATTCATGATCGTAGTGCACCACGTCATTCGGTACTGTTCAAGCTGACAGAAAGTGGGTGAGCAGGGCGAAACCAAAAAATCTATGTCATTCCTAAGGAATGCATTTGAGACAACTAAGAGCTTCTTCTGCTCACCAATGGCATAAACCAAAATTGCACTTTTATTTCAATTTCTCTTTAGTTTCAAAGATATGTGAGACAAATTGCTATCAATA from Dyadobacter subterraneus harbors:
- a CDS encoding IS110 family transposase, which translates into the protein METAFITVKYGVGLDVGKQTFYACVSAIDQTQRVKIKAVHSFANSPKGIAEFIRWAGHHCKGENLSVHYLMEATGIYYEQLALALHSRQEHVSVILPQKANYYIKALGIKTKTDGVDAQGLATMACQQRLDFWKPISEAMYKLRQLTRQHTQLQELKMQLHNQLLALEAGMYHSGEVRKQMMKMIEQIDRQLAECVKLIEKAIAENPDWQRKVKQICQIKGVGILTIANLITETNQFSLFENQRQLVSYSGYDVVENQSGKRVGKTHISKRGNARIRRALHMSALQVVRISTKTI